A window of the Egibacter rhizosphaerae genome harbors these coding sequences:
- a CDS encoding MFS transporter produces the protein MPFWTPSTRFDRARPARGVLGFAAALVVIMAVAAIVQFLVGALAPFIAEDLDTTRAELGLLTSVLFTSAAVLSPVAGPLVDRLGAGVMVVTLLVASVATLLLMAAAPAVGWLLVAMVVGGVGIAVMNPVTNLLIAERLPAGRRGVVTGVKQSGVLAGSALAGVGAAPLAAWVGWRSALVILAVVTLLLAAAAVRAVRGRVVPDERAAPSVAPGAVPTVRVGWLSAYALAMGAAASSFGAFLVIYAVESLDFAPSTAGAAFGFGSAVGVVARVWWGRATERRQRVAPALLLLAVLATLGQAAIWAAQLQGALLWIGALLFGCSAMSWNAVGMLAVIRGAPNGRTGRASGIVQAAFYGGFIVAPVLFGAAVDHTDGYDLAWAGTTAMFALAAVIAGVHVVLERRDAVALEHDAP, from the coding sequence ATGCCGTTCTGGACACCGTCGACGCGGTTCGACCGCGCGCGACCCGCCCGCGGGGTGCTCGGATTCGCGGCCGCGCTCGTGGTCATCATGGCGGTCGCAGCGATCGTGCAGTTCCTCGTCGGCGCGCTCGCGCCGTTCATCGCCGAGGACCTGGACACGACGCGTGCCGAGCTGGGGCTCCTGACGAGCGTTCTGTTCACCTCCGCAGCGGTCCTGTCGCCGGTGGCCGGTCCCCTGGTCGACCGCCTCGGCGCTGGCGTCATGGTGGTGACGCTGCTCGTCGCGAGCGTCGCGACGTTGCTGCTGATGGCGGCGGCGCCGGCGGTCGGGTGGCTGCTCGTCGCGATGGTCGTCGGCGGTGTCGGCATCGCGGTCATGAACCCCGTGACGAATCTGCTCATCGCGGAGCGGCTGCCGGCGGGGCGGCGCGGCGTCGTGACCGGGGTGAAGCAGTCGGGCGTGCTCGCCGGCAGTGCGCTGGCCGGGGTCGGCGCCGCGCCGCTCGCGGCGTGGGTGGGGTGGCGCAGCGCGCTGGTGATCCTGGCGGTCGTGACGCTGCTGCTCGCGGCCGCCGCGGTGCGCGCGGTGCGCGGCCGGGTCGTGCCCGACGAGCGCGCGGCGCCGAGCGTCGCGCCCGGGGCGGTTCCCACGGTCCGGGTGGGTTGGCTCTCGGCCTACGCGCTCGCGATGGGTGCGGCCGCGTCCTCGTTCGGCGCCTTCCTCGTCATCTACGCCGTGGAGTCCCTCGACTTCGCGCCGAGCACGGCGGGCGCCGCGTTCGGCTTCGGGTCCGCGGTGGGCGTCGTCGCCCGGGTGTGGTGGGGACGGGCGACCGAGCGCAGACAGCGGGTCGCGCCGGCGTTGCTGCTGCTCGCCGTGCTCGCGACCCTCGGCCAGGCGGCGATCTGGGCCGCGCAGCTGCAGGGGGCGCTGCTGTGGATCGGGGCGCTGCTGTTCGGCTGCAGCGCGATGTCCTGGAACGCCGTCGGGATGCTCGCCGTCATCCGCGGAGCGCCGAACGGTCGGACGGGACGGGCCTCGGGGATCGTGCAGGCAGCCTTCTACGGCGGGTTCATCGTCGCCCCGGTCCTGTTCGGCGCGGCGGTGGACCACACGGACGGCTACGACCTCGCGTGGGCGGGCACGACCGCGATGTTCGCGCTCGCGGCCGTCATCGCGGGCGTGCACGTCGTGTTGGAGCGGCGCGATGCCGTGGCGCTCGAGCACGACGCGCCTTGA
- a CDS encoding SulP family inorganic anion transporter yields the protein MTTATSDVRYPWFKRQDVDGFFALFQNNAANFIIVAVTLLGFGYPPEIVFGRVIPGAAVAVLAGNLYYAWMAARLARREQRTDVTALAYGISTPVMFVFLFGVSLPALELTGDPETAWRVATAAALLAGVVEAAFALIGRWVKHHLPRAAMLGALAGVALTFIAGELLFTVFDAPIVGLVALAIVLVAFVGKVALPFRIPASLVAILIGTALAYAIGVADTGEAAEGLDRVGWWPAVPTVAGFDGLTLLFGAAATLLAVVLPITLYNAVETMNNVEAMEAAGDRYDVRECQAVDGAGTVIGALFGSMFPTTVYIASVGSKWMGAGRGYSILNGAVYLLAALSGLIAAMAAIIPLAAVGPILVFVGISMIATAYQTTEVRHHAAVAIAMLPYFANWVMTQFDGEAPEVLADVSEGIVPLGQGALFTAMLLGAITVFVIDVRFYRAAVVALVGAGLSFVGVIHAPELGLNASPDYSIAYVLVAALLAGCGAARLGERKVGEPVPDPIVEQTVSADDEPPPDRGGHGG from the coding sequence ATGACGACCGCCACCAGCGACGTCCGCTACCCGTGGTTCAAACGCCAGGACGTCGACGGGTTCTTCGCGCTGTTCCAGAACAACGCCGCGAACTTCATCATCGTGGCGGTGACCCTCCTGGGGTTCGGGTACCCGCCCGAGATCGTTTTCGGGCGCGTCATCCCCGGGGCCGCGGTCGCGGTGCTCGCCGGCAACCTCTACTACGCGTGGATGGCCGCGCGACTCGCCCGCCGCGAGCAGCGGACGGACGTGACCGCGCTCGCCTACGGCATCAGCACGCCGGTCATGTTCGTGTTCCTGTTCGGCGTCTCCCTGCCGGCGCTGGAGCTGACCGGCGACCCGGAGACCGCCTGGCGGGTCGCCACCGCCGCAGCCCTGCTCGCCGGCGTGGTCGAGGCGGCGTTCGCGCTGATCGGGCGGTGGGTGAAGCACCACCTCCCGCGCGCGGCGATGCTCGGCGCGCTCGCCGGAGTCGCGCTCACGTTCATCGCCGGAGAACTGCTCTTCACGGTGTTCGACGCACCGATCGTGGGGCTCGTCGCGCTCGCGATCGTGCTCGTCGCCTTCGTCGGCAAGGTGGCACTGCCGTTCCGGATCCCCGCCTCGCTCGTCGCGATCCTCATCGGCACCGCCCTGGCCTACGCGATCGGCGTTGCCGACACCGGCGAGGCCGCCGAGGGCCTCGACCGGGTCGGGTGGTGGCCGGCGGTGCCGACGGTCGCGGGGTTCGACGGCCTCACCCTGTTGTTCGGCGCCGCGGCGACCCTGCTGGCCGTCGTCCTGCCGATCACCCTCTACAACGCCGTAGAGACGATGAACAACGTCGAGGCCATGGAGGCGGCCGGCGACCGGTACGACGTGCGCGAGTGCCAAGCGGTCGACGGGGCCGGCACGGTCATCGGGGCGCTCTTCGGCTCGATGTTCCCGACCACCGTGTACATCGCCTCGGTCGGGTCGAAGTGGATGGGCGCCGGTCGCGGGTACAGCATCCTCAATGGCGCCGTCTACCTGCTTGCCGCCCTCTCGGGGCTCATCGCCGCGATGGCGGCGATCATCCCGCTCGCGGCGGTCGGGCCGATCCTGGTGTTCGTGGGTATCTCGATGATCGCCACCGCGTACCAGACGACCGAGGTCCGCCACCACGCAGCCGTGGCGATCGCGATGTTGCCGTACTTCGCGAACTGGGTGATGACGCAGTTCGACGGGGAGGCACCCGAGGTCCTCGCCGACGTCTCCGAGGGCATCGTCCCGCTCGGGCAGGGCGCGTTGTTCACGGCCATGCTGCTCGGCGCGATCACCGTGTTCGTCATCGACGTCCGCTTCTACCGCGCGGCGGTGGTCGCCCTGGTCGGCGCGGGGCTCTCGTTCGTCGGTGTCATCCATGCCCCGGAGCTGGGGTTGAACGCGTCACCCGACTACAGCATCGCCTACGTGCTGGTCGCGGCGTTGCTCGCGGGGTGCGGCGCGGCCCGACTCGGTGAGCGCAAGGTCGGTGAGCCGGTACCCGATCCGATCGTCGAGCAGACGGTCAGCGCCGACGACGAGCCCCCGCCCGACCGCGGGGGCCACGGGGGCTGA
- a CDS encoding HAD family hydrolase translates to MGLELRVAGREFRAEAALFDKDGTIIDLHGPWTVWGEAVIDELVTRHPSLSAPALRGAIGLADGRVLPDSALAGGTVEVLNHTLSRELADLAVVRADEEVARAIERVDARIDIEAHVAALPGAVEAVERCRVATGSVGVVTADTTARARAHLRRVGLGDAVRVVVGADQVDHGKPDPSAVHVACAQLGVAPERVVFFGDSAHDALAAERAGVPVCVLVRTDAPNDALDSAVWAAAWSEVAVEKVRVRERDR, encoded by the coding sequence ATGGGCCTCGAGCTGCGCGTCGCTGGACGCGAGTTCCGCGCCGAGGCGGCGTTGTTCGACAAGGACGGGACGATCATCGACCTCCACGGGCCGTGGACGGTCTGGGGTGAGGCGGTGATCGACGAGTTGGTCACGAGGCACCCGTCGTTGTCGGCCCCCGCCCTGCGCGGCGCCATCGGGCTCGCGGACGGGCGCGTGCTGCCCGACAGTGCGCTGGCCGGCGGGACCGTCGAGGTGCTGAACCACACCCTGTCCCGGGAGCTGGCGGACCTCGCCGTTGTCCGGGCTGACGAGGAAGTGGCGAGGGCGATCGAACGCGTCGACGCCCGCATCGACATCGAGGCGCACGTCGCCGCACTCCCGGGGGCGGTGGAGGCGGTCGAACGGTGCCGTGTGGCCACCGGCTCGGTCGGCGTGGTGACGGCCGACACGACGGCCCGGGCCCGGGCACACCTGCGGCGCGTGGGGTTGGGTGACGCCGTACGCGTCGTGGTGGGCGCCGACCAGGTCGACCACGGAAAACCGGACCCCTCGGCCGTGCACGTGGCGTGCGCGCAGCTCGGTGTCGCCCCAGAGCGGGTCGTGTTCTTCGGGGACAGCGCGCACGATGCCCTTGCGGCGGAGCGCGCGGGGGTGCCCGTCTGCGTCCTGGTGCGCACGGACGCTCCCAACGACGCGCTCGATTCGGCCGTCTGGGCCGCCGCCTGGAGCGAGGTCGCGGTCGAGAAGGTTCGTGTCCGGGAGCGTGATCGCTAG
- a CDS encoding DeoR/GlpR family DNA-binding transcription regulator — protein MDRRARWNKLLELLSDEGSLDVATASERLGVSPATVRRDFKELAEQDLATRTHGGIVATAVAYDLPLRYRSARRAAEKQRIGRIAANLVAPGEVVGLNGGTTTTEVARALGGRSDLREAANVTTVVTNALNIASELVLRTGFKLVVVGGRVRSQTYELVGPFAGAMLDDVVLDVVFIGVDAIDSVLGATSNDEDEATTSRQMASRARRTVVVADSHKLGKQAFVRTLALSGVQTLVTDPGATSEELDAFAEAGITVLTS, from the coding sequence GTGGATCGCCGCGCGCGATGGAACAAGCTGCTGGAGCTGCTTTCCGACGAGGGCAGCCTCGATGTCGCGACCGCCTCGGAGCGGCTCGGCGTGTCGCCGGCGACCGTCCGACGGGACTTCAAGGAGCTCGCGGAGCAGGACCTCGCGACGCGCACGCACGGAGGGATCGTCGCGACCGCCGTGGCCTACGACCTCCCCCTGCGCTACCGCAGTGCGCGGCGAGCGGCCGAGAAGCAACGGATCGGTCGGATCGCCGCGAACCTCGTGGCGCCGGGTGAGGTCGTCGGGCTGAACGGGGGAACGACGACCACGGAGGTGGCTCGCGCGCTCGGGGGACGCAGCGACCTGCGTGAAGCCGCGAACGTCACGACGGTCGTCACCAACGCGCTCAACATCGCGAGCGAGCTGGTCCTGCGGACCGGGTTCAAGCTCGTGGTGGTCGGAGGGCGGGTGCGCTCCCAGACCTACGAGCTCGTCGGGCCGTTCGCCGGCGCGATGCTCGACGACGTCGTCCTCGACGTCGTGTTCATCGGCGTGGACGCCATCGATTCCGTCCTCGGCGCGACCTCGAACGACGAGGACGAGGCGACCACGAGCCGTCAGATGGCCAGCCGCGCGCGACGCACGGTCGTCGTCGCCGACAGCCACAAGCTCGGCAAGCAGGCGTTCGTGCGCACGCTGGCCCTGTCGGGGGTCCAGACGCTCGTCACGGACCCGGGCGCAACGAGCGAGGAGCTGGACGCTTTCGCCGAGGCCGGTATCACCGTGCTCACCAGCTGA
- a CDS encoding DEAD/DEAH box helicase, translating into MTNTFTELGVPSKLVDTLARGGVTAPFPIQAATIADAMAGKDLTGRAPTGSGKTLAFSVPLATRVGEGSPRRPRALVLVPTRELAGQVADELRPLADARGRSVATFYGGTSLSRDQRCLRRGIDIAIACPGRLADLVRRGDADLSKVDLVVIDEADRMADMGFLPEVQRLLDKTATDRQTLLFSATLDGDVDVLIRRYQRDPARHELAGSAESTGDVRHFFWHAQPQGRVAYTRDVVNTLSPAIVFTRTKHAADRVAKQLNREGVRSAAIHGNRSQGQRERALADFSNGRVAALVATDIAARGIHVDDVGVVVHYDPPATDKDYVHRSGRTGRAGNDGVVVTFVAPDKVGDVKGLQRQLAIRPRIDAVAVEELTGEGGSRRGEVPVEHGGQGSSRRGSNGSNGSNGSNGSNGSNGSNDGANRPRSRSRGGRSSGSRSSASRRAASNRPSASNHPSGSSSRR; encoded by the coding sequence TTGACGAACACCTTCACCGAGCTCGGCGTGCCGTCGAAGCTCGTCGACACGTTGGCACGGGGCGGCGTGACCGCCCCGTTCCCCATTCAGGCCGCGACCATCGCCGACGCGATGGCCGGCAAGGATCTGACCGGCCGGGCGCCCACGGGCTCCGGCAAGACCCTGGCGTTCTCGGTCCCCCTCGCCACGCGGGTCGGCGAAGGCTCACCGCGCCGACCGCGAGCGCTCGTGCTCGTCCCGACCCGTGAGCTGGCCGGCCAGGTCGCCGACGAGCTGCGGCCCCTCGCCGACGCGCGAGGCCGCTCGGTCGCCACCTTCTACGGCGGCACCAGCCTGAGTCGCGACCAGCGGTGCCTGCGGCGCGGCATCGACATCGCGATCGCGTGCCCCGGGCGACTGGCGGATCTGGTGCGCCGCGGCGACGCCGACCTCTCCAAGGTGGATCTCGTCGTGATCGACGAGGCCGATCGCATGGCCGACATGGGCTTCCTCCCCGAGGTCCAGCGCCTCCTCGACAAGACGGCGACTGACCGGCAGACCCTGCTGTTCTCCGCGACGCTGGACGGGGACGTGGACGTGCTGATCCGCCGTTACCAGCGGGACCCCGCACGCCACGAGCTCGCCGGCAGCGCGGAGTCGACCGGCGACGTCCGCCACTTCTTCTGGCACGCGCAGCCGCAGGGGCGGGTCGCGTACACCCGCGACGTCGTGAACACGCTCTCCCCGGCGATTGTGTTCACCAGGACCAAGCACGCCGCGGACCGCGTCGCCAAGCAGCTGAACCGCGAGGGGGTGCGTTCGGCGGCGATCCACGGCAACCGTTCGCAGGGGCAACGCGAGCGCGCGCTCGCCGACTTCTCGAACGGTCGCGTCGCGGCCTTGGTGGCCACCGACATCGCGGCGCGGGGCATCCATGTCGATGACGTCGGCGTGGTCGTGCACTACGACCCGCCCGCGACCGACAAGGACTACGTGCACCGTTCGGGGCGGACCGGTCGGGCCGGTAACGACGGCGTCGTCGTCACGTTCGTCGCCCCCGACAAGGTCGGGGACGTCAAGGGTCTGCAGCGCCAGCTGGCGATCCGTCCGCGGATCGACGCGGTCGCGGTCGAGGAGCTGACCGGCGAGGGGGGCTCGCGTCGCGGCGAGGTCCCCGTCGAGCACGGTGGACAGGGCTCGTCCAGGCGAGGCTCGAACGGGTCGAACGGCTCGAACGGGTCGAACGGCTCGAACGGGTCGAACGGCTCGAACGACGGGGCGAACCGCCCGCGGAGCCGCTCCCGTGGGGGGCGTTCGTCCGGGAGCCGTTCGTCGGCGAGTCGGCGCGCCGCCTCGAATCGCCCTTCCGCCTCGAACCACCCCTCCGGGTCGTCCTCACGCCGCTAG
- a CDS encoding DUF4349 domain-containing protein: MESPDADEPIEAPASEADDAAEADDGAEADDGVGGAAPASDLDDTTARDGQYLVREGSLVLVYDGSFERTFDELDDLAEHLGGAIGDIDTDTGPDGAEFGTVGIEVPVDAYDELLRAVADLGEVERRDIRTEDVTGEHVDLSSRLRHAESLEDFYLGLYDDAEDVDEALAISQQLEQVQERIERLRGQLDELEDRAATSTLRVELVPAGYDVDDREPDTAAFGGYWSEAADGFVQVAGTLLVLAVGAIPLLLAGAALVLAGLAARRAWKRTSAPST; this comes from the coding sequence ATGGAGTCACCGGACGCCGACGAGCCGATCGAGGCCCCCGCGTCCGAGGCGGACGACGCGGCCGAGGCGGACGACGGGGCCGAGGCGGACGACGGGGTCGGCGGAGCCGCACCGGCCAGCGACCTCGACGACACAACCGCGCGGGACGGCCAGTACCTCGTGCGGGAGGGCTCGTTGGTGCTCGTGTACGACGGCTCCTTCGAGCGCACCTTCGACGAGCTTGACGATCTGGCCGAACACCTCGGCGGCGCGATCGGCGACATCGACACCGACACCGGCCCCGACGGCGCGGAGTTCGGCACCGTCGGCATCGAGGTGCCCGTCGACGCCTACGACGAACTGCTGCGCGCCGTCGCCGACCTGGGGGAGGTGGAGCGCCGCGACATTCGCACCGAGGACGTCACCGGTGAGCACGTCGACCTCTCGAGCCGGCTGCGCCACGCGGAATCCCTGGAGGACTTCTACCTGGGGCTCTACGACGACGCCGAGGACGTCGACGAAGCGCTGGCGATCAGCCAGCAACTCGAGCAGGTGCAGGAGCGCATCGAGCGGCTGCGCGGCCAACTCGACGAGCTCGAGGACCGAGCCGCCACCTCGACCCTGCGCGTCGAGCTCGTCCCGGCGGGCTACGACGTCGACGATCGCGAGCCCGACACCGCGGCGTTCGGCGGCTACTGGTCCGAGGCCGCCGACGGGTTCGTGCAGGTCGCCGGCACCCTGCTGGTGCTCGCCGTGGGCGCGATCCCGCTGCTGCTCGCCGGCGCCGCACTCGTCCTGGCCGGCCTCGCCGCGCGCCGGGCATGGAAGCGCACCTCCGCGCCCTCCACCTGA
- a CDS encoding cell wall-binding repeat-containing protein, with amino-acid sequence MFSKWRRTLLTAALGGVAVAGVATAAVLADADHEEADAPDVAEGSATAEEEPPPTKSIGFYVGSDLTDDGSTLLGGFGHEPSSHWLEIIPRQEHPAGSTTQVGVTEDARIPGELIEIPQAEETNKYISSLYSEFAGFPPPLTNGGLNDQGVAARDIWSPSRPEIEEIAEEEEPQEGPQYSDLARAAMERASTAEEAVDIVGGLMEEHGYSTYGGNSHLFADEDEGWVFINYAHPDGELWAAERLGSDEVRVSYPGYIRDFPADHEDDPDFKASDELVDFAVDQGWYDPAEDGETLDLLEVFGVGQFPADDDEEEDYVAPTFYQDARDPEEREEEVRDLIDERGDISLEDMLALVRDPRWSTDHAGYGQVAHLRPDTHEELQTLWTATTSSVTTPYVPIPIGAEEVPPEFRQHRYMTSGSPSDFLSDDYQAQEGTRYGTREFKRLMYLACEEPGEFYTDVTGEIEDFELDLLAERDELESQARELFDAGDAEAARELLTENVGERLLESMDLAMALSDEVEDDLRTNWDIREPEGEEFEGDRSETTPPASQDMGGPGTEMVNCYDDDLHADYPRTHGAYTDVAPDPVDRISGDDRIETALELARTFDASDEVVIGRADDYADALAGGPLAAAGQAPLLLTPQDGLREDVATEIDRLRADTAHVLGGEAALSEEVEGELEDAGITTIERHEGENRFATTAAVADALDTDVDTVFLVEGDHPDPDRGWPDAVSVSTLAAYEQQPILLALQDHLPEGTEAALEALDPDEVVVVGGSAAVSDEVAAEAERIVGDLDRLSGENRYETSAAVADRAAEAGIADDHAWVASGHGWADSLAAAPVAGATTEAGTAPTGNLLLVDGGSLDASPATRGWVADRSETLDGLTAVGGTAAIDDAVLEELGALLEE; translated from the coding sequence GTGTTCTCGAAGTGGCGACGAACGCTTCTGACGGCCGCGCTCGGAGGTGTCGCGGTCGCCGGCGTGGCGACCGCGGCCGTGCTCGCCGACGCCGACCACGAGGAGGCTGACGCTCCCGACGTCGCCGAGGGTTCCGCGACGGCTGAGGAGGAGCCCCCTCCGACGAAGAGCATCGGGTTCTACGTCGGCAGCGACCTCACCGATGACGGCTCGACGCTGCTCGGCGGGTTCGGCCACGAGCCCTCGAGCCACTGGCTCGAGATCATCCCGCGTCAGGAGCACCCGGCGGGCTCGACCACCCAGGTGGGGGTCACCGAGGACGCCCGGATCCCGGGTGAGCTCATCGAGATCCCCCAGGCCGAGGAGACCAACAAGTACATCTCCTCGCTCTACTCCGAGTTCGCCGGCTTTCCCCCGCCGCTGACCAACGGCGGACTCAACGACCAGGGCGTGGCCGCCCGCGACATCTGGTCGCCCTCGCGGCCCGAGATCGAGGAGATCGCCGAGGAGGAGGAGCCTCAGGAGGGCCCGCAGTACTCCGACCTCGCGCGTGCGGCCATGGAGCGGGCCTCCACTGCCGAGGAGGCCGTCGACATCGTCGGCGGGCTCATGGAGGAGCACGGCTACTCGACCTACGGCGGCAACTCGCACCTGTTCGCCGACGAGGACGAGGGCTGGGTGTTCATCAACTACGCCCATCCCGACGGGGAGCTCTGGGCCGCCGAGCGACTCGGCTCGGACGAGGTCCGCGTCTCCTACCCGGGCTACATCCGCGACTTTCCGGCCGACCACGAGGACGATCCGGACTTCAAGGCCTCGGACGAGCTCGTCGATTTCGCCGTCGATCAGGGCTGGTACGACCCCGCCGAGGACGGCGAGACCCTCGACCTGCTCGAGGTGTTCGGCGTGGGGCAGTTCCCCGCCGACGACGACGAGGAGGAGGACTACGTCGCCCCGACCTTCTACCAGGACGCCCGCGACCCCGAGGAACGCGAGGAGGAGGTCCGGGACCTGATCGACGAGCGGGGCGACATCAGCCTCGAGGACATGCTGGCGCTGGTCCGCGACCCGCGTTGGTCGACCGATCACGCCGGCTACGGGCAGGTCGCGCACCTGCGGCCCGACACCCACGAGGAGCTGCAGACCCTCTGGACCGCGACGACCAGCTCGGTCACCACGCCGTACGTGCCGATCCCGATCGGCGCCGAGGAGGTGCCGCCGGAGTTCCGCCAGCACCGCTACATGACCTCGGGCTCCCCCTCCGACTTCCTGAGCGACGACTACCAGGCGCAGGAGGGCACCCGGTACGGCACCCGCGAGTTCAAGCGGCTGATGTACCTGGCCTGCGAGGAGCCGGGCGAGTTCTACACGGACGTCACCGGGGAGATCGAGGACTTCGAGCTGGACCTGCTCGCCGAGCGTGACGAGCTCGAGAGCCAGGCCCGCGAGCTGTTCGACGCTGGCGATGCCGAGGCCGCCCGCGAGCTGCTCACCGAGAACGTCGGGGAGCGGCTGCTCGAGAGCATGGACCTCGCGATGGCGCTCAGCGACGAGGTCGAGGACGACCTGCGAACGAACTGGGACATCCGCGAGCCCGAGGGCGAGGAGTTCGAGGGCGACCGCAGCGAGACGACCCCGCCGGCCAGCCAGGACATGGGCGGCCCGGGCACCGAGATGGTCAACTGCTACGACGACGACCTGCACGCGGACTATCCGCGTACGCACGGCGCCTACACCGACGTGGCACCCGATCCGGTCGACCGCATCAGCGGGGACGACCGGATCGAGACCGCGCTCGAGCTCGCCCGCACGTTCGACGCGTCCGACGAGGTGGTGATCGGGCGCGCGGACGACTACGCGGACGCCCTCGCCGGCGGACCGCTGGCCGCGGCCGGGCAGGCCCCGCTCCTGCTGACACCGCAGGACGGCCTGCGGGAGGACGTCGCCACCGAGATCGACCGGCTCCGCGCGGACACCGCGCACGTGCTCGGTGGCGAGGCCGCGTTGAGCGAAGAGGTCGAGGGGGAGCTCGAGGACGCCGGTATCACGACCATCGAGCGCCACGAGGGTGAGAACCGGTTCGCGACGACGGCGGCGGTCGCCGACGCACTCGACACCGACGTCGACACGGTCTTCCTCGTCGAGGGCGACCATCCCGATCCCGACCGCGGGTGGCCGGACGCCGTCAGCGTCTCCACCCTCGCGGCGTACGAGCAGCAGCCGATCCTCCTCGCGCTGCAGGACCACCTGCCCGAGGGGACCGAGGCGGCGCTCGAGGCGCTCGACCCCGACGAAGTCGTCGTGGTCGGCGGCTCGGCGGCCGTCTCGGACGAGGTCGCGGCCGAGGCGGAGCGAATCGTCGGCGATCTCGATCGCCTGTCGGGCGAGAACCGCTACGAGACCTCCGCGGCGGTCGCCGATCGGGCGGCGGAGGCCGGCATCGCCGACGACCACGCCTGGGTGGCCAGCGGCCACGGCTGGGCGGACTCGTTGGCGGCGGCACCCGTCGCCGGTGCGACCACCGAGGCCGGGACGGCTCCGACCGGCAACCTGCTGCTCGTCGACGGCGGCAGCCTGGATGCCTCCCCCGCAACCCGGGGCTGGGTCGCCGACCGCTCGGAGACCCTCGACGGGCTCACTGCCGTCGGTGGCACGGCCGCCATCGACGACGCGGTCCTCGAGGAGTTGGGCGCACTGCTCGAGGAGTAG
- a CDS encoding Gfo/Idh/MocA family protein, which yields MAALRWGVMGTARIATEKVVPALGHARDCEVVAITSRDPGTAREAASRLGIPRDHGTYADLLADAEVDAVYIPLPNHLHGEWAIAAARAGKHVLCEKPLALTSADAQRMVDEAHAAGVTFMEAFMYRLHPSWERARDLVASGRIGALQAVHTWFSYYNDDPANIRNIAEAGGGALLDLGCYGVNVARMLFGAEPSDVEGAMITEPALGVDTTTSAVLCFDDDGVATLTCSTRAKPDQYVTIHGTEGRIHVELPFNIPPDRPTRVHLSTGKGLPALETPETFEFAGVSPYTVQGERFARAVLDGTGVPIPAGDGVANMRVLERIVAAAQ from the coding sequence GTGGCCGCACTGCGATGGGGTGTGATGGGGACCGCCAGGATCGCGACCGAGAAGGTCGTGCCCGCCCTTGGGCACGCGCGCGACTGCGAGGTCGTCGCGATCACGTCGCGGGACCCGGGAACGGCCCGCGAGGCGGCGTCCCGTCTCGGGATCCCACGAGACCACGGCACGTACGCGGACCTGCTCGCCGACGCCGAGGTCGACGCCGTCTACATCCCGCTGCCCAACCATCTGCACGGTGAGTGGGCGATCGCCGCCGCCCGGGCCGGCAAGCACGTGCTCTGCGAGAAGCCCCTCGCGCTGACCTCCGCCGACGCCCAGCGGATGGTGGACGAGGCGCACGCGGCCGGCGTCACGTTCATGGAAGCGTTCATGTACCGCCTGCACCCCAGCTGGGAGCGGGCCCGAGACCTCGTGGCCTCGGGGCGGATCGGGGCATTGCAGGCGGTGCACACCTGGTTCTCGTACTACAACGACGACCCCGCCAACATCCGCAACATCGCCGAGGCCGGCGGCGGCGCTCTGCTCGACCTCGGCTGTTACGGGGTGAACGTCGCGCGGATGCTCTTCGGTGCCGAGCCGAGCGACGTGGAGGGCGCCATGATCACCGAGCCCGCGCTCGGCGTGGACACCACGACGAGTGCGGTGTTGTGCTTCGACGACGACGGGGTCGCCACGCTCACCTGCTCGACGCGCGCGAAGCCGGACCAGTACGTGACGATCCACGGCACCGAGGGACGCATCCACGTCGAGCTCCCGTTCAACATCCCGCCCGACCGCCCGACGCGGGTCCATCTCTCCACGGGCAAGGGGCTGCCGGCGCTCGAGACGCCGGAGACGTTCGAGTTCGCGGGGGTGAGCCCGTACACCGTCCAGGGTGAGCGGTTCGCCCGAGCGGTTCTGGACGGCACCGGGGTGCCGATCCCCGCCGGGGACGGGGTCGCGAACATGCGGGTGCTCGAGCGGATCGTGGCTGCCGCGCAGTGA